Proteins encoded in a region of the Excalfactoria chinensis isolate bCotChi1 chromosome 16, bCotChi1.hap2, whole genome shotgun sequence genome:
- the RANBP1 gene encoding ran-specific GTPase-activating protein isoform X2 — protein sequence MRAKLFRFASENDLPEWKERGTGDVKLLKHKEKGTIRLLMRRDKTLKICANHYITPLMELRPNAGSDRAWVWNTHADFADECPKPELLAIRFLNAENAQKFKAKFEECRNEVDKRAKKAGTDKNDSADKVAEKLEELSVKEESKEAEKKETKENEEKQ from the exons gCGAGCAAAGCTGTTCCGATTTGCATCTGAGAATGACCTTCCAGAATGGAAAGAACGAGGAACTGGTGATGTAAAGCTCTTGAAGCACAAGGAGAAGGGAACAATTCGCCTCCTCATGAGGAGGGATAAAACTCTAAAAATCTGCGCAAACCATTACA TCACACCCTTAATGGAGCTGAGGCCTAATGCTGGGAGTGACAGAGCATGGGTATGGAATACGCATGCCGACTTTGCAGATGAATGCCCCAAGCCTGAGCTTCTGGCAATCCGGTTTTTAAATGCGGAAA ACGCGcagaaattcaaagcaaaatttgaagaatgcagaaatgaagtAGACAAGAGAGCAAAAAAAG CAGGCACAGACAAAAATGATAGTGCCGATAAAGTTGCTGAAAAACTAGAAGAGCTTTCTGTAAAGGAAGAGAGCAAAGAAGCTGAGAAGAAAGAGaccaaggaaaatgaagaaaagcaataa